From the genome of Malus sylvestris chromosome 6, drMalSylv7.2, whole genome shotgun sequence, one region includes:
- the LOC126626303 gene encoding uncharacterized protein LOC126626303 translates to MEAENIGIPVILQGLDLLGEKARKNSIPQEVESNGGDVGSDIRRDSIAEIPPEMDPKGGDVRGNSDPGVSQDIEPNAGDSRRSSIGNVDPPHIKRSSIPVIPQEMDPKGGDVGGNPVVGIPQDIELDRGDIRRSSIGNLDPPSTERNSIPVVLQDMDLSDDDRNFIAAVPQDIEPDGSDIKQKSILAIPQKMEHEGGDIRRKPIPVRPREIESNAGDIRRNSIEKVDPPADIKRNSIPVIQQEMKPNAGDVRRNSIGVIPQELEHSGGGIRRNSMPEVPQKMEPKAGDTSKNSVLWIPHEVEPKGGRWIQSRYLRAPISSCHDYCKYGVRNASEENATGALRKSATERKRISTTSQNPSPDSDTQKLDNSVVTEKKVLSLTKKEIVSAEKVPSSSKDIDVSMEDSAGLKVKRVQSEPSSLPEAALSLRNSKVISTTGPRSVPHSPTRKLNNYVVTEKKGSSSTKETSSKKVSSPKEIAVCMEELIDLKMKDKQLDQSSLPGSDPSLRNSKVTSTIKPHPSPDSESQSSTATEKRVSPPYKDIDVSAEDSTDSKVISTVGPNPSPDSEAQELNHSGGTEKRVLSSKRKENVSSKTVLTPIKEIDVSTEGSACSKVKPEQLEPSSRTGQGSSNQGKSGTRKGKEIQEGSSSSVNRKIRSKLQRTPVLVEKKMLEPETVSLTSKHPVKRVSDANAGRSKNLKGLSHMKDQKCPRKVEPEGPCNKDVPEKILYLIKSNTGNSTVKPTPNGADAPELSSSSHLSSDVKSSRQARKGVGTTRSHTSSKKKNFKRTVNGGYGRSTTAPPPENKGLRRSTRRPLSSLSSSSSSSMSASPGQSTHKRENGTTSQCGAMKTGNQRENLKVEKSTRPRKSETHRPESKNSSARKLTFKRGRVLDIKPEISTTRRLKFRRVRLAGEIQNGKGGVTGGSAGRKEVCDNHSVGDVLKQLSPGRKVADHSHSNGAFIKRRSPGTKEVDGSQSNGSKFKSEKFVLRNFERDVEGSRRKSLRRKTASDSGLNGSTRTEPERVVLRHQDVKGRKDVQKLLNNVIEETASRLVVSRKSKVKALVGAFETVISRQDTKSMASETDTEDAV, encoded by the coding sequence ATGGAAGCAGAGAACATCGGTATCCCAGTGATCCTACAAGGCCTGGACCTTCTTGGTGAAAAGGCCAGAAAGAATTCGATCCCACAGGAAGTGGAGTCCAATGGTGGTGACGTTGGCAGTGATATCAGAAGGGATTCCATCGCGGAGATCCCACCAGAAATGGATCCCAAGGGTGGTGATGTCAGGGGTAACTCTGATCCAGGGGTTTCACAGGACATAGAGCCCAATGCCGGGGATAGCAGAAGGAGCTCTATCGGAAATGTTGATCCTCCTCATATCAAAAGGAGCTCTATCCCAGTGATCCCACAGGAGATGGATCCCAAGGGTGGTGATGTCGGAGGTAATCCAGTCGTGGGGATTCCACAGGACATAGAGCTCGATAGAGGTGACATCAGAAGGAGCTCTATCGGAAATCTTGATCCTCCTTCTACCGAGAGGAACTCTATCCCAGTGGTCCTGCAGGACATGGATCTCAGTGATGATGATAGGAACTTTATTGCAGCTGTCCCCCAGGATATAGAACCCGATGGCAGTGATATCAAACAGAAATCTATCCTAGCAATCCCACAGAAAATGGAGCATGAGGGTGGTGATATCAGAAGGAAGCCTATCCCAGTGAGGCCACGGGAAATAGAGTCTAATGCCGGTGATATCAGAAGAAACTCCATAGAGAAAGTAGATCCTCCTGCTGACATCAAAAGGAACTCTATCCCAGTGATCCAACAGGAAATGAAGCCTAATGCTGGTGATGTTAGAAGGAACTCTATTGGAGTGATCCCACAGGAATTAGAGCACAGCGGTGGTGGTATCAGAAGGAACTCTATGCCAGAGGTCCCACAGAAAATGGAACCAAAGGCTGGCGATACCAGCAAGAACTCTGTTCTGTGGATCCCACATGAAGTGGAACCAAAGGGTGGTAGATGGATTCAGTCCCGATATCTTAGAGCTCCAATAAGTTCCTGCCATGATTATTGCAAATATGGAGTGAGAAATGCCTCTGAAGAAAATGCAACTGGCGCACTGCGAAAATCAGCTACAGAGAGGAAACGGATATCCACAACCAGTCAAAACCCTTCTCCAGATTCAGACACCCAGAAGCTTGACAATTCTGTCGTCACAGAGAAAAAAGTATTGTCTTTGACAAAGAAAGAAATTGTTTCTGCAGAAAAAGTTCCATCTTCTTCCAAGGACATTGATGTTTCTATGGAAGATTCCGCCGGTTTGAAGGTGAAACGTGTGCAATCAGAGCCATCTTCTCTCCCAGAAGCGGCCTTAAGCCTTAGAAATTCAAAGGTGATATCCACAACTGGACCGAGGTCTGTTCCACATTCCCCAACCCGGAAACTTAATAATTATGTTGTCACGGAGAAAAAAGGTTCATCGTCGACAAAAGAAACTTCTTCAAAGAAAGTTTCATCTCCCAAGGAAATAGCTGTTTGTATGGAAGAGTTGATTGATTTGAAGATGAAGGATAAGCAATTAGATCAATCTTCTCTCCCAGGATCAGACCCAAGCTTGAGAAATTCGAAGGTAACATCAACAATCAAACCTCACCCTTCTCCAGATTCTGAGTCCCAGAGTTCTACTGCCACGGAGAAAAGAGTTTCACCTCCCTATAAGGATATAGATGTTTCTGCTGAAGATTCCACCGATTCAAAGGTGATATCAACAGTCGGTCCTAATCCTTCTCCAGATTCTGAAGCACAGGAACTTAATCATTCTGGTGGCACGGAGAAAAGAGTTTTATCAtcgaaaaggaaagaaaatgtcTCTTCAAAAACAGTTTTGACTCCCATTAAGGAGATTGATGTTTCTACGGAAGGTTCCGCTTGTTCAAAGGTGAAGCCTGAGCAACTAGAGCCATCTTCTCGCACAGGACAAGGTTCAAGTAATCAAGGAAAGAGTGGAACTAGAAAAGGCAAGGAAATACAAGAAGGTTCGAGCAGTAGTGTAAATAGAAAAATCAGAAGCAAGCTGCAAAGGACTCCTGTATTGGTTGAGAAAAAGATGTTAGAGCCTGAAACTGTTTCTTTGACTTCCAAACACCCTGTCAAGAGAGTCTCCGATGCAAATGCTGGAAGATCTAAGAACCTTAAAGGATTGTCTCATATGAAAGATCAAAAGTGTCCCCGAAAAGTTGAACCTGAGGGACCCTGCAATAAGGATGTTCCAGAAAAGATTTTGTATCTCATCAAATCTAATACTGGGAATAGTACTGTCAAACCAACTCCAAATGGTGCTGATGCCCCTGagttatcatcatcatcacatcTATCCTCTGATGTCAAAAGCTCGAGGCAAGCAAGGAAGGGAGTTGGTACCACTCGATCACATACATCCTCCAAGAAGAAAAACTTCAAACGCACTGTAAATGGAGGTTATGGTCGTTCAACTACTGCTCCACCCCCTGAAAACAAAGGTTTGAGGCGGAGTACTCGAAGACCTTTATCTTCAttgtcatcgtcatcatcatcatccatgtccGCATCCCCAGGCCAGTCCACTCATAAAAGAGAAAATGGCACCACCTCTCAATGCGGAGCAATGAAAACTGGTAATCAAAGAGAAAATTTGAAGGTGGAGAAGAGTACTAGGCCTAGAAAGTCTGAGACACATCGCCCTGAAAGTAAAAACAGCTCAGCCCGAAAGCTGACATTTAAGAGAGGAAGGGTGCTTGACATAAAGCCAGAGATCAGTACTACAAGGAGACTCAAATTCAGGCGAGTAAGATTGGCAGGGGAGATCCAAAATGGTAAAGGTGGTGTCACAGGGGGGAGCGCCGGGAGGAAAGAAGTTTGTGACAACCATTCAGTTGGTGATGTATTAAAACAGTTAAGCCCCGGGAGGAAAGTAGCTGATCACAGTCACTCAAATGGTGCTTTCATCAAAAGGCGAAGCCCCGGGACGAAAGAAGTTGATGGCAGCCAGTCAAATGGTAGTAAATTCAAAAGTGAGAAATTTGTTCTGAGAAACTTCGAACGAGATGTGGAAGGTTCACGAAGGAAGAGCTTGAGGAGGAAAACGGCTAGTGATAGCGGGTTGAATGGTAGTACTAGAACGGAACCTGAGAGGGTTGTGTTGAGACATCAAGATGTGAAAGGAAGGAAGGATGTGCAGAAGTTGTTAAATAATGTGATCGAAGAGACTGCCAGTAGGCTTGTTGTGTCCAGGAAGAGTAAAGTCAAGGCCTTGGTTGGTGCTTTTGAGACCGTGATTTCGCGTCAGGATACCAAATCCATGGCTTCGGAAACAGACACGGAAGATGCAGTCTGA
- the LOC126626311 gene encoding transcription factor PIF7-like isoform X1 translates to MQQGNQPNASRLVPLSNYDVTELKSKNGQLGMHGLGGLLPTAQAKPIWSRSRACDTLESIVDQATCHKRDPNIIRHDQTPANISSMIASSGETWTDSSVQVPPAQGWIRKRTRSDSGFFENNFSSKTNNIHEEHADPSRVRLCRDNDTTMSTLVSFESPPSLKTKSIEEDSACHGGLQKNRDDGRETTKGGKSSRSHSTRPRRAAAVHNQSERKRRDRINQKMKALQRLVPNASKTDKASMLDEVIKYLQQLQAQVQMMHSMRNFMPNGHMNMNMMMPLEIQQQQQQHLHQMSLLAHMGMGTGTGTRIHPTPVVAATPPFMPPFMMPPLMPPHHPPQAKPEPTGTNNGSDPLSDPYCSLLAQQSMNMDLFNRMAALYRQQVTPATAASSSPSQSNQVRRN, encoded by the exons ATGCAGCAAGGGAACCAACCCAACGCCAGTCGTCTCGTCCCTTT GTCTAATTATGATGTCACAGAGCTAAAATCGAAAAACGGCCAGTTGGGCATGCATGGGCTTGGTGGGCTTCTTCCCACAGCCCAAGCAAAGCCCATATGGAGCAGGAGCAGGGCTTGTGACACACTAGAATCAATTGTCGATCAAGCTACATGCCACAAACGTGACCCAAATATCATCCGCCATGACCAGACACCGGCCAACATAAGCTCGATGATTGCATCCTCAGGCGAAACCTGGACCGACAGCTCTGTCCAGGTACCGCCGGCGCAAGGGTGGATAAGAAAACGCACTCGGTCAGATTCCGGCTTCTTTGAGAATAATTTTAGTAGTAAGACTAATAACATTCATGAAGAACATGCAGATCCCAGTAGAGTTAGATTGTGCAGGGACAATGATACAACTATGTCCACATTGGTTTCTTTTGAGTCTCCTCCCAGTTTGAAGACCAAAAGCATCGAAGAGGATTCGGCCTGTCACGGAGGACTG CAGAAAAACCGAGATGATGGCCGGGAAACCACCAAAGGTGGAAAATCAAGCCGTTCACACTCAACAAGACCAAGGCGAGCTGCTGCTGTTCATAATCAGTCAGAGCGG AAACGAAGAGACCGGATTAACCAGAAGATGAAAGCTCTGCAAAGGTTGGTGCCAAATGCAAGTAAG ACTGATAAAGCTTCAATGCTTGATGAGGTGATCAAATACTTGCAACAACTTCAAGCTCAAGTCCAAATGATGCATAGTATGAGAAATTTCATGCCTAATGGCCATATGAACATGAATATGATGATGCCTTTAGAAattcagcagcagcagcagcaacatctTCATCAGATGTCACTCCTCGCTCATATGGGAATGGGAACGGGAACGGGAACGCGCATTCATCCTACACCGGTTGTGGCTGCCACTCCTCCTTTCATGCCGCCCTTTATGATGCCACCGCTGATGCCACCGCACCATCCTCCTCAAGCAAAGCCTGAACCAACCGGCACTAACAATGGTTCAGACCCTCTCTCTGATCCATATTGTTCCCTCCTAGCACAG CAATCAATGAATATGGACCTGTTCAACAGGATGGCAGCTCTCTATCGCCAACAAGTCACTCCGGCTACAGCAGCGTCAAGCAGCCCGTCACAGTCAAACCAGGTTCGAAGGAACTAG
- the LOC126626311 gene encoding transcription factor PIF7-like isoform X2: MQQGNQPNASRLVPLSNYDVTELKSKNGQLGMHGLGGLLPTAQAKPIWSRSRACDTLESIVDQATCHKRDPNIIRHDQTPANISSMIASSGETWTDSSVQVPPAQGWIRKRTRSDSGFFENNFSSKTNNIHEEHADPSRVRLCRDNDTTMSTLVSFESPPSLKTKSIEEDSACHGGLKNRDDGRETTKGGKSSRSHSTRPRRAAAVHNQSERKRRDRINQKMKALQRLVPNASKTDKASMLDEVIKYLQQLQAQVQMMHSMRNFMPNGHMNMNMMMPLEIQQQQQQHLHQMSLLAHMGMGTGTGTRIHPTPVVAATPPFMPPFMMPPLMPPHHPPQAKPEPTGTNNGSDPLSDPYCSLLAQQSMNMDLFNRMAALYRQQVTPATAASSSPSQSNQVRRN, encoded by the exons ATGCAGCAAGGGAACCAACCCAACGCCAGTCGTCTCGTCCCTTT GTCTAATTATGATGTCACAGAGCTAAAATCGAAAAACGGCCAGTTGGGCATGCATGGGCTTGGTGGGCTTCTTCCCACAGCCCAAGCAAAGCCCATATGGAGCAGGAGCAGGGCTTGTGACACACTAGAATCAATTGTCGATCAAGCTACATGCCACAAACGTGACCCAAATATCATCCGCCATGACCAGACACCGGCCAACATAAGCTCGATGATTGCATCCTCAGGCGAAACCTGGACCGACAGCTCTGTCCAGGTACCGCCGGCGCAAGGGTGGATAAGAAAACGCACTCGGTCAGATTCCGGCTTCTTTGAGAATAATTTTAGTAGTAAGACTAATAACATTCATGAAGAACATGCAGATCCCAGTAGAGTTAGATTGTGCAGGGACAATGATACAACTATGTCCACATTGGTTTCTTTTGAGTCTCCTCCCAGTTTGAAGACCAAAAGCATCGAAGAGGATTCGGCCTGTCACGGAGGACTG AAAAACCGAGATGATGGCCGGGAAACCACCAAAGGTGGAAAATCAAGCCGTTCACACTCAACAAGACCAAGGCGAGCTGCTGCTGTTCATAATCAGTCAGAGCGG AAACGAAGAGACCGGATTAACCAGAAGATGAAAGCTCTGCAAAGGTTGGTGCCAAATGCAAGTAAG ACTGATAAAGCTTCAATGCTTGATGAGGTGATCAAATACTTGCAACAACTTCAAGCTCAAGTCCAAATGATGCATAGTATGAGAAATTTCATGCCTAATGGCCATATGAACATGAATATGATGATGCCTTTAGAAattcagcagcagcagcagcaacatctTCATCAGATGTCACTCCTCGCTCATATGGGAATGGGAACGGGAACGGGAACGCGCATTCATCCTACACCGGTTGTGGCTGCCACTCCTCCTTTCATGCCGCCCTTTATGATGCCACCGCTGATGCCACCGCACCATCCTCCTCAAGCAAAGCCTGAACCAACCGGCACTAACAATGGTTCAGACCCTCTCTCTGATCCATATTGTTCCCTCCTAGCACAG CAATCAATGAATATGGACCTGTTCAACAGGATGGCAGCTCTCTATCGCCAACAAGTCACTCCGGCTACAGCAGCGTCAAGCAGCCCGTCACAGTCAAACCAGGTTCGAAGGAACTAG
- the LOC126626314 gene encoding remorin 1.4-like isoform X2: MSHYTDAQDIELATAVASAAFAIHSNEEPKLQYRKGTRESIPIPRTKSLQDMTTGRPNKETRNNDEVSRKKTMDQRELPSRYPNRASSSRPSTPGNGYQNQRGSSVGRNDVETKPDAWERAQMKKIQRRYEKVKATIVAWENEKKMQAKAKMERRKNEIEQRRARNMQHYQIKQARIDQIAGGARAQAEEKRRNEESKVKEKAKRIRSTGKAPATCFCFTCN; the protein is encoded by the exons ATGAGTCATTATACTGATGCACAAGATATCGAGCTTGCAACAGCCGTTGCATCAGCTGCGTTCGCCATTCACTCCAATGAAGAACCTAAATTACAGTATCGAAAAGGGACGAGGGAAAGCATTCCGATCCCAAGGACCAAGAGTTTGCAGGACATGACGACTGGGCGACCAAACAAGGAAACAAGGAATAATG ATGAAGTTTCAAGGAAAAAGACAATGGATCAAAGAGAACTTCCATCTAGGTACCCTAATCGGGCATCCTCTTCAAGACCTTCGACTCCTGGAAATGGATACCAGAACCAAAGGGGAAGTTCAGTCGGACGTAATGATGTGGAAACAAAACCAGATGCTTGGGAGAGAGCTCAGATGAAGAAGATTCAGAGGCG GTATGAGAAAGTGAAGGCTACAATTGTTGCTTgggaaaatgagaagaaaatgcAAGCAAAAGCTAAGATGGAGAGGAGAAAG AATGAAATTGAGCAGAGAAGAGCAAGAAACATGCAGCATTACCAAATTAAGCAAGCAAGAATTGACCAGATAGCAGGAGGAGCAAGGGCACAAGCGGAAGAGAAACGAAGAAATGAAGAGTCGAAAGTGAAAGAAAAGGCGAAAAGGATTAGGTCAACAGGCAAGGCTCCTGCTACATGTTTCTGCTTCACTTGTAACTAG
- the LOC126626314 gene encoding remorin 1.4-like isoform X1, whose protein sequence is MSHYTDAQDIELATAVASAAFAIHSNEEPKLQYRKGTRESIPIPRTKSLQDMTTGRPNKETRNNVDEVSRKKTMDQRELPSRYPNRASSSRPSTPGNGYQNQRGSSVGRNDVETKPDAWERAQMKKIQRRYEKVKATIVAWENEKKMQAKAKMERRKNEIEQRRARNMQHYQIKQARIDQIAGGARAQAEEKRRNEESKVKEKAKRIRSTGKAPATCFCFTCN, encoded by the exons ATGAGTCATTATACTGATGCACAAGATATCGAGCTTGCAACAGCCGTTGCATCAGCTGCGTTCGCCATTCACTCCAATGAAGAACCTAAATTACAGTATCGAAAAGGGACGAGGGAAAGCATTCCGATCCCAAGGACCAAGAGTTTGCAGGACATGACGACTGGGCGACCAAACAAGGAAACAAGGAATAATG TAGATGAAGTTTCAAGGAAAAAGACAATGGATCAAAGAGAACTTCCATCTAGGTACCCTAATCGGGCATCCTCTTCAAGACCTTCGACTCCTGGAAATGGATACCAGAACCAAAGGGGAAGTTCAGTCGGACGTAATGATGTGGAAACAAAACCAGATGCTTGGGAGAGAGCTCAGATGAAGAAGATTCAGAGGCG GTATGAGAAAGTGAAGGCTACAATTGTTGCTTgggaaaatgagaagaaaatgcAAGCAAAAGCTAAGATGGAGAGGAGAAAG AATGAAATTGAGCAGAGAAGAGCAAGAAACATGCAGCATTACCAAATTAAGCAAGCAAGAATTGACCAGATAGCAGGAGGAGCAAGGGCACAAGCGGAAGAGAAACGAAGAAATGAAGAGTCGAAAGTGAAAGAAAAGGCGAAAAGGATTAGGTCAACAGGCAAGGCTCCTGCTACATGTTTCTGCTTCACTTGTAACTAG
- the LOC126626307 gene encoding heparanase-like protein 1: MEFRLSLVLFLVSLPAILAQDFGKTNNVENVKVVVNGILAVAQVDNNFVCATIDWWNHEKCDYGHCPWGNASALNLNLSHPLLAKSIQAFDQLRIRIGGSLEDQLLYDVGNLKYPCHPFRKMKGGLFGFSRGCLTMSRWDELNQFFSKTRSIITFSLNALLGRHHKGGGVWVGDWDSSNAYDFIKYTVSKRYQIDSWEFGNELSGSGVEASVGAGQYGRDLIKLKSIINHLYNESIAKPALMAPGGFFDQSWFARLLQVSGSGTVDIISQHLYNLGAGVDPMLVKKILDPHYLDRAYRSFHDLEQTVKKNGPWASIWVGESGGAYNSGGRNVSDTYVNSFWYLDQLGMSAKYNTRVYCRQSLVGGNYGLLNRTSFVPNPDYYSALLWHRLMGQGVLSANNNGSADLRTYAHCTRGRAGITLLLINLSNETNFIVNIANVLDTDLGAQAGNVSKESYFKRGLKRTVSWVGRKALDEAIYREEYHLTPKDGDVKSKTMVLNGAPLEITKDGNIPELEPTRVDMKAPLRIAPLSIKFVVLPFFDAQACL; encoded by the exons ATGGAATTCCGTCTCTCCTTGGTCCTCTTTCTGGTTTCTCTCCCTGCAATTTTAGCTCAAGATTTTGGGAAAACTAACAATGTTGAAAATGTTAAGGTTGTGGTTAACGGCATTTTAGCTGTTGCACAAGTTGACAATAACTTTGTCTGTGCCACTATTGATTGGTGGAACCATGAAAAGTGCGACTACGGCCACTGTCCATGGGGAAATGCATCCGCATTAAATTTG AACTTATCTCATCCTTTGCTAGCCAAGTCAATCCAAG CTTTCGATCAGTTGAGAATCAGAATTGGAGGTTCCTTGGAAGACCAACTATTGTACgatgttggaaatttgaaataTCCTTGCCATCCTTTCAGAAAGATGAAAGGTGGCTTGTTCGGTTTTTCTAGAGGATGTTTAACTATGAGTAGATGGGATGAGCTGAACCAATTTTTCAGCAAAACAAG GTCCATCATCACATTTAGCTTGAATGCACTGTTGGGGAGGCACCACAAAGGCGGGGGAGTTTGGGTAGGAGACTGGGACTCTAGCAACGCTTATGATTTTATTAAGTACACCGTCTCAAAGAGATACCAGATAGATTCATGGGAATTTG GAAATGAGCTCAGTGGTAGTGGTGTTGAAGCTAGTGTTGGAGCTGGACAATACGGAAGAGATTTGATCAAGCTTAAAAGCATCATCAACCATCTGTACAATGAGTCCATTGCTAAACCTGCGCTTATGGCGCCTGGAGGATTCTTTGACCAATCGTGGTTTGCCAGGCTTCTTCAGGTTTCTGGTTCTGGCACAGTCGATATCATCTCTCAGCATCTCTACAATTTGGGTGCAG GTGTTGATCCCATGTTGGTGAAAAAAATATTGGATCCCCATTACCTGGACCGTGCATATAGGTCATTCCATGATCTTGAACAAACTGTGAAAAAGAACGGTCCTTGGGCTTCTATATGGGTTGGTGAATCTGGAGGGGCCTATAACAGCGGTGGTCGTAATGTGTCTGACACATATGTGAACAGCTTTTG GTACTTGGATCAGCTCGGAATGTCAGCGAAGTACAATACCAGAGTATATTGCAGGCAGTCTCTAGTTGGCGGGAACTACGGTCTTCTCAACAGAACCTCATTTGTTCCTAACCCAGATTACTACAG TGCACTTCTATGGCATCGGCTTATGGGACAAGGAGTTCTTAGTGCCAACAACAACGGTTCAGCAGATTTACGCACTTATGCCCATTGTACAAGAGGAAGA GCTGGTATAACTCTGCTCCTTATCAATCTAAGCAATGAGACTAATTTCATTGTCAATATTGCAAATGTTTTGGACACCGATTTGGGTGCTCAAGCAGGAAACGTTAGCAAAGAGAGTTATTTCAAGCGCGGCCTGAAGAGAACGGTGTCATGGGTTGGACGCAAAGCATTAGACGAAGCAATTTACAGAGAAGAATACCATCTGACACCGAAAGATGGGGACGTCAAAAGCAAGACCATGGTTCTCAACGGAGCTCCATTGGAGATTACCAAGGACGGAAACATCCCAGAATTGGAACCCACTCGTGTTGACATGAAAGCCCCGTTAAGAATCGCCCCGTTGTCCATCAAGTTCGTGGTGTTACCTTTCTTTGATGCGCAAGCATGTCTATGA
- the LOC126626312 gene encoding SNAP25 homologous protein SNAP33-like has product MFGLKKSPLKSAKHITLNPVHPASSDSNPFEDAPVGQNTSTNPFDGQRGQEKSSSYAYKTVLTERNKYKNDFRDTGGVQNQSVEELENYAVYKAEETTKAVHGCLKIAEEMREDATKTLVMLHQQGEQITRTHMVAADMDQDLTRGEKLLGSLGGIFSKTWKPKRTRPIRGPLITGDHAVRKGSQEEREKLGLAPAPKGRSNPRTLPDGPTSTLQKVEVEKAKQDDGLSNLSDLLGELKGMAIDMGSEIERQGKSLDHLYDDADVLNSRIGDANLRGRRLLGK; this is encoded by the exons ATGTTTGGTTTAAAGAAGTCTCCTTTGAAGTCTGCTAAACATATCACACTGAATCCTGTACATCCGGCGTCCTCTGACTCAAACCCTTTTGAAGATGCACCGGTTGGACAGAATACAAGCACTAATCCATTCGATGGTCAGCGAGGACAGGAGAAGTCTTCTTCATATGCATACAAGACTGTTTTGACTGAGAGGAACAAATACAAGAATGATTTCCGTGACACAGGAGGAGTACAGAATCAATCAGTGGAAGAGTTGGAGAACTATGCAGTGTACAAGGCTGAGGAGACTACAAAAGCAGTCCACGGCTGCTTGAAGATTGCTGAAGAAATGAGAGAGGATGCTACCAAGACTTTGGTCATGTTGCATCAGCAAGGCGAACAAATCACTAGGACCCACATGGTTGCTGCAGACATGGATCAGGATCTTACTCGG GGTGAAAAGCTTCTAGGAAGTCTTGGGGGCATCTTCTCTAAGACTTGGAAGCCAAAGAGGACTCGCCCAATACGTGGCCCTCTCATTACAGGAg ACCATGCAGTCAGAAAGGGCAGCCAGGAGGAGAGGGAGAAGTTGGGACTGGCACCAGCACCCAAGGGAAGATCGAATCCACGAACATTACCTGATGGACCAACCAGCACCCTTCAGAAAGTCGAG GTTGAGAAGGCGAAGCAAGATGATGGATTGTCCAATTTAAGTGATCTATTGGGAGAGCTGAAGGGTATGGCCATTGACATGGGGTCTGAAATTGAGAG GCAAGGCAAATCTCTGGACCATCTCTACGATGATGCTGATGTGTTAAACAGCCGTATTGGAGATGCAAATCTACGTGGTCGTCGCTTGCTCGGAAAGTAG